GAACCATGGAAATCATGTCACATGATGCCGACAGCCGCAGCATGGTACGCCAGTTCGACCAGCCTGCGAATATTGAGCTGGCGCTGAAGCCGCTTCGCCAGCCGAAGGATGAGTTTCTTGACTATGCGATGTGGCTGACAACGCGGGAGCTTTCCGATCGCTGGTTGCCGGAATTCAATGAAGGCAAACTGACTTTCGATAACGATGCAGATCAAATTCTGTTCGCCTTCAGCGCTATTGGCAGTGGCGCGCCGGTGGACTTATTGATGAAGGGACTTTACGACGCCTCCGTGACGGCGGACCAGCGTGGTCGGTTGATGCACTTGATTACGGACAATGCGAACGCGGCCCAGATGGGTCAGCTGGTGTCAATGGCTGCGGAGCATCAGGATACGGCTTCACTACGCACACTTCTGCAGTCATCGTCAGCACGAAAGATCGTGCCTCTGTTTGAACCTCAATCGCTGCTTCCATTGCTCACATCCGAAGAGACCCTCGCTCGACAGGCTGCTCTGGAAGGGGCCGTGCAATGGAAGGTTGCAGAAGCGCGTGAGGTTGTTTCTAAGCTCGTAAAAGACGCGGAAGCCGACCAGGGAGATCGTCTTGCCGTCATCAACGGAGCTGCGTCGGTCCGGGATCAGGAGTTGCTGAATTCGATTGCCTCCCTGATTTCCAGTCCGTCCGAAGCAATCAGTCTGCGGAAACGGGCTCTGGTTGCGTTTACGACGGCAATGCCACGACGGGCGGCCGAGCTCGCCGGCGATTTACTCAGCCAGATGAAGACGGACGATGATGCCGCCTCAATCGCCAGAGCATTTCTGGGGCAGAAAGATGGCGCTGGTCTTCTCGTCAAGGCCATCGGCAACCGCAGCCTCGATACTGAAGTGGCCAGGGATATCCTTCGTGTTCTTCGTGAATCGGGAAGTGTTGCACCGGAGCTGGAGGCGAAGATAAAAGCTGCGGGCAACGTCACCAGTCGCAAAGCGTTGTCTGATGCTGAACGCGACAGCCTTCTGCGAATGGCTGCGGCCAGTTCCTCTGCCTCGCAGGGCGAGGCTGTGTTTCGGAATGAACAACTTGGTTGCCTGAAGTGTCATGCAATTGGCGGGGCCGGAGGAAAAGTCGGCCCGGATATGGTCAGTCTTGGCGCCAGCGCACAACCGGACTATCTGCTCGAATCGCTCCTGGCCCCGAATGCAAAGGTCAAGGAAAACTACCACACAGTGGTCATTGCCACCGTTGACGGTAAGGTTCTGTCGGGCGTGCAGATTCAGCAGTCAAAAGAATCTGTGACACTGCGAACGGCGGACAATCATGTTGTGGAGATCTTGCGGAGCGAGATTGAAGAGACGGCTCAGGGTGTTTCGCTGATGCCCGAAGGTCTCGTCGACGCACTGACAGATCAGGAACTCGCATCACTGGTCCGATTCCTTTCCGAACTCGGACGAACCTCTGATTTTACAGTTTCACGCCAACGATTTGCACGCACGTGGCTGGTTATGCAGGCGACACCGGAGGCAGCCTATCAGTTACGTCGAACCAGCTATGGGCAGGCAGCGACAGATGATCCTGCATTTGTCTGGACGTCACAATACAGTCGAGTCTCCGGCGCTTTACCACTGCAGGACATTCCGGTTGTCGAGGTTCGAAATCGTTCAGCATCCGGAAGTCGAGGCGTGGGCTTTGTTCGAACGTCCCTTCGAGTGACCTCGCCCGGGGAAATTGGATTGAAGTTGAATTCGATTGACGGACTGGAATTACGGATCAATGACAAGCCGGTTGATCTTGCAAAGCAGTTCAGTCTGGATCTGCCTGCTGGAACTCATCGACTCACATTGACCGTGGATCAAACTCGACGAACCGATGATTTGTCGCTGGAACTCGTAGATACACCGGGCGGTGGAAATGCGGAGTTTGTGAATTGAGCCTTGTTCGTCTGACCTGCTGATCAGAGAAACGTTGATTCAGTGCGCATCTTAATCGGGACGCGGGCGTGGAATCGGGACGCGGGCGTGGATCCGAGACGCAATTGAGTTCCCGTTCCGTACTCGCCGCGGCTGCAGGCGAACTCTCGATCAGCAGCTGAGGCCGCGGGACTCTTTGGAATTGACCTCAGCCGTGGCAGTGAATCCTGCGCGACTTGGATTTGCGCGGCGCACGGATCATTTGCGCGAATTCCTGAAGTGCTTCCTGAATTCCTTCCAGACCAATTGGCCCGTCCTGCGTTTCATTCGCACGAGTTGATGTTGCCGAGTATCGAAGGTCGTCAACGACCTGTTCGGTTGTCTCGCGTAGACAAATGGCAGGCAGACTTCCACCACTCGGAACGGTTGACCGGCGATATCCGGAATCTGTCGTGTCCGGACCATCTCATCAGGAGGGAATGATGTCTCAGAGCACCCCCAGAGAAATGAAGGTAACTCAACCACCTCATTCAAAACGGTGATATAGTCTCCAGCACGTACATCTTCTCCGGCCACCTGAGCGACCACACTTGTGGATGAATTTGTTTTCGTTGGCATATCTCATCTTTGGTGAATGAGTTCAGTTCATGCGCGGAAATCGACGGATGGCGGTCGTTCACTGAACGCCGCGATACGACATTTCTAACTGTTAACTGTGCGTTGAAGAACCGCGACAGACACGCAGGACGACGGTAAGCTATCGTGTTTTTAGGTCTCCTGCTCGAGCCAGTCCCGTTCTTCAGGAAGGTGTTCGGTTAGGGCAGCGCACGCATGGGGACTCTCAGTAACAAGACGAGACAGGCAAGAGTTTCATAGCTGAAACGAAAACATCGAGACTCGGTAGAAGAGAAGAAGCGAAGCCAGCACCTGCAGGGACTCGGACGAGCATAAATGGTTCGCTCAAATCTCTACACAACTCCCTGCGATTCGGATGCTGCGATTGTGGTCCCGCGGAATTTCCGCAGTCGGCATGGTGTTTGATAGAATCCTTGAGCGAATGCTGACATGATTCCGCCTCGTCGTGTCATTGGAATCGTTTCGTAGCAGAGAGCGCAGGATTGTGGCAAAGAAGAAGTCCGCAGCGAAGTCGTCGGCAAAGAAATCTGCCGGGGCAAAGAAATCAACTCCGGCTAAGCGTAAGACGACTCATCGCACGAGAAAACCCACGGTCGATTCCCTGGTGCGTGCGCTGGTGTCAAATCCAAACCGGGAAGCGTCTGTCCTGTCATTGCTGGATTCCATTGAGAAACACCCTGAACTGATTGAAGCGGCTGTTATCGTAGCCGGCGAAGCTCCGTTGTCGGTGGCTATCGGCATCCTGCAGGAGGTGCTTGTCCGCACGGAACCATACTATTCGAAGTTCGTCACTCCAGCGGCTGATACTGTCTGGAGTAACGAAGTGCTGCAGCCATGGCTGCTGGCCCAGTATCGTTTGGCATCTGCTTACGATGAGGCTGGCCAGTCGACGGAAGCTATTGGTCAGTTGGAGCGACTCCTTCAGCATGATCCGGCAGATGAAATGGAAATCCGCTATCAACTGCTGTCGGTTCTGCTACGTGTCGGCAACGTTGATGGGGCTGCGGAATTGACTACAACCTACGATGACGATTTGGACATCATCATTGTCATGACCGATATCCTGATTCGATACATTCAGTCGGGCGCTTCTGAACAGCTGAAGGACAAACTGGTTGCCGCCATTGAGCTCAATCCGTATGTAGTGCCGCGTTTGATGCATGCGACTGGCAGTCTATTAGATGATGACTGGTCGAGCGATCCCGGATCTCCTGAAGAAGCGGAATTCTATGCGCGAATGTTCATGTCTGTCTGGCGGTCGACGCCAGGCGCGATCACGTGGCTGAAGCGAGTTACGTACGGTATGGATCTTCCTGACTATCCGAGCGACTTTGGATCACTGTTCGATGACGACGATGATCCGCTCGGCCGGGATAAGTTGGTGAAAAGAGCCCTGAAGCTCGATCAGAGCGATGAATTCTGGCTTATTCTAATTGAGTTCTCTGACGACCATACCGCTGTGACGATCCTGGATGAGGAATCCGAACGTCCCGTTTGTCTTGTGATCGACGATACTGATACCGATGTCTACGCGACCATTCTGGATGCTATGTCCAGTCCGGAAACAGGAGAGCCGTGCCGTCCTTCGACGTTTGTCGTGTTTGACGAAGAAGCGAAGAATCTGGTCTCTCCAATTGCGGAGCGGCTGAACATTGCAGTGGAACAGAGAACTAATGTTCCCCAGATTCTGGCAATGATGAAACAGTCCACCGCTGCGATTTCCGGTGACCTGCTGCTGTCGATTGATGATCTGGAATCAATACCGATTGATGCCGACGCGATATGGGTGATGGACTGGCGCCACTTATCTCTGTGGATTCCTGATGAAGAGACAGGCGAACCGACTCAACCCTGGATGTGCCTTGTTCTGAATGCAGCCGACGGAACCATTCTGGGGCAGCAGTTGACAATGACGCAGCCGGATGAAGACTCTCTTGGGGCAACACTTGCCATAGCTTCCAATAGTCCTTCGCTCGAAACGCCGACACTACCAGGTGGTATCCTGGTGGCATCCGCGGACCACCGGCTGTCACTCAAGCCGTTGACGGATCGACTGAGGATTGGATGCGTCGACTCGAATGACACTGCCGAGAAACTGGATCTGGTTTTCGAAGATCTGACCCAGTTCATGGCGCCCGGAAATCGCTCGATGCCATCCGTGACGGGAATCGAAGGTGCCTCCATGAATCTGGTCGAGCAGTTCTTCGAGGCGGCGGCCGATTTTTACCGATCCAGAATCTGGCTTTCTCTTCGAACGGATGCGGTTACAGAAGTGCGATGCCCCGAAATTCTTCACGGTCGTTGGTACGCGGTTGTGATGGGACAAATGGGGCAGGAGATCGGCATGATGCTGTTTGATGATCCCGACGTCGTCCATGCGTTGATGATGGTGGAGGATGACGATGACGTTCGGGCAGGAACTGTACGTCAAATGCACGGAATTGGGTTTTCACTTCAGGAACAGAATTTCTGCTCTCCCGCTGATGTGGCGGCCTGCGAGCAGTTTGGCTGGCCTGTCGCCGCGCCGGAAGCCTGGCCTAACACAATGTTCGTTTCAAACCAGGAGTTTCGCCCGCTGGAACTCCGGGAATTCGAGTTCGTGATTGCCAGTGTGCGTGCCGTTCAGGCTCATATTCAGTCGGGACAAATTGATCATTCAACCAGTGTTCAGGTGGGTCACCGTACGGTGCAGGTCGAGACGCGGAGTGCGCTGGCGTAGATTTATACCGTCTTTCGGATTACGTCAGCGATCTCGGCGTCGAAACGCCGGTTCCAGTGTTGTCCTGCCGATGGACGCCTGAATCGACGTCGCGCTGTCGTTTGAGTTTGATCCGCTGAGAATAAGCCGGAACAATTCGAATGGGTCGCAATGCCCGAATCGCAGTGGCGCCGCACGATCAGAACTTAATTATTCACCCAATGGACATTCACTCTTCCGGTTGCGTGAGTCGAATGTCAGGTTCGTGTAAGTCCGGGCACGGATCGTCCGGGCACAGACAGCCCGGGCACAGACAGTCCGGCAACGGTCCTCTCGTATCTTCACTGACTGGCTTTACAGAGTTGAAGTCGAATTAGGCATCCGACGCGGAGATTCCCGGACGAACCCTGCTGACAGCTCAAAGCTACGACGCCATTGCCGGACTGCGAAAGGGGTTATTCACCGTCTGTCTGTTTTCCGCTGCTGACAAATTCAATCTGGCTGAGTGTGCCATCACCGTTCTTGTCGAAACGCGGGAAGCGAGCGGGGGCTTCGTCCGGGTCTGGTTGATTGGCAAGGAATTCTTCACGAGAAAGCCTGCCATCGTTGTCTTTGTCACGCTTTTTGAACATGGCGACTCGATCCAGCGGTTTTCGATTTTTCGTGGATGCGTCGGCCGATTTCTTCCTGTCCGAAGTCGGCTTCTCTTGTGTCGCTTTCCCGGACACCTGCGGCCGGGCTTCCGGATGCTGTGCCAGTATCACTTTCAAAGAAGCGAGCACCTCCGGCTTATTTCCAGCCAGGTTCATGGTCTCCAGTGCATCCGATTGATAATCGTACAGTTCGTATTCCGCCGTTGTGTTGTCGTCCCCTGGTTTTTTCCATTCGACCATGCGGTAATGGTCGGTTCTGATGGCTCGTCCAAGACGGCCGCCGCGTGGGTAGACGTGAATGACACTGTCGCGAGTCCTGATTGTGGGCGATTTCAGCACTTGCGCAAAACTGATTCCGTCGAGACCTTCGCGCGGTGGGAGCCCTGCAAGCTCGCAGAGCGTTGGATAAATGTCGACAGTTTCAATCAGTGAGCTTGTCTTCGCCCCCGACACGCCCCCAGGCGCGGCGACAATGACCGGGATACGGGTTGCCTGTTCGTAGTTGGTGTGTTTGCACCACATGCTGTGGTCTCCCAGATGCCAGCCATGATCTCCCCACATCACGATAATGGTATTGTCCGAAACGCCTGCCTGATCCAGTGCCGCCATAACTTTGCCGATCTGGGCATCGGTGTAGCTTGTCGCTGCGTAGTAGCCGTGAATCAGTTTTCGGGTATCCTCTGGCGAAATATCGCCTTTCGTTGGCATATCGCTGTACTGACGCAGTTCGCCGCCGTATTGCGCTGCGTATGAGGGTGCTCCCCTGGGGGCTTCGGTCACCTGCGGCATCGGCAGTGATGCCGGGTCATACAGATCCCAGTATTTTTCCGGGGCAACGAATGGAAGATGTGGTTTCAGGAATCCAACAGCGATGAAGAAGGGTTCGTCAGCTTTTGCTGCCTTTGCAATCCGTGATACGGCTTCATCCGCAATCATTCCGTCCGCGTAAGCATTGTCCGGAACGTCGGCTGATTCGGTGGCTGTTCCGCGGGGGCCATTCTTATTGTCGCGTTTGCTGGCTGTGCTGCTTTGCAGTTGATACTGACTGGCCCTGGGACGCCAGTGTGGAGTGGTCCACGACGCCTCGTCTTCCTTGTTCCCGTGGCCGGTGTGCAGAATCTTTCCCATCGCCTGTGTGTGGTAGCCGTTTTTTCGGAAATATTCGGCCACCGTAACGGCATCGGGTGCCCCGAATCGAAAATGCGTATCCAGATCGTAGATACCAAGCGTTTGAGGTCGAAGCCCCGTCATTAAAGCATTGCGCGACGGTGAACACACTGCCTGATTACAATAAGCGGCTTCAAACACCACTCCTCGCGCCGCTAGTCTATCGATATTCGGGGTTTTCGCCGTCCCATCACCATAACAACCCAGGACAGGTTTCAGGTCGTCAATGCAGATCAATAATACGTTGGGGCGGGGCGTCGGCCTGCTCTCGGCCGCAACGACGGTCGGCAACAGCGCAACCAGTGAGATAACGGCCATGCGGTACAGTTTATCAACGGAGCGTCGCATTCCAGTAAACTCCCGAGTAACATTTTGAGACCTGATGACTGATCATCATGGCTTGGAATCGTTGCCGTCGCAATCGAGCATCCGGGGATTCATGCTCCAGGTTCCGAAGGCGGCAGTTTTGAGAGGTTAATCGCCGCGAATCGCGATCGTTGGCGCTGGCAGATGCGGACAGAAAGGGATTAAAGATGCGACCCACCGCCGACGAATACGCCTTGTTTTATGCGGGATATGTGGAACAGGTACCTGAGAATGACATCGTCCGGGTACTGGAATCGCAGCTGGCTGAAGTGGTACAGCTCTGGAAGAGTATCCCCGAATCGGAAGCTGCCGTTATTCACAAACCCTATTCGTGGAAGATTCGTCAGGTGTTGGATCACCTGACGGACGGTGAACGCATCTTTGGTTATCGACTCTTAAGAATTGCCAGAGGCGATCAGACTCCCCTGCCCGGTTTTGACGAACACTTCTATGCAAATGCTTCTGAAGAATCAGCCGCCCGCCTGTCCGACATTGTTGGGGCCTTTGAAGCACTACGACGGGCCAATGTTTTGTTGCTGAAGAATCTGCCCGATGACGCATGGAGACGTATGGGGACAATGAGCGAAACACCAGTCAGCGTGCGAGCGCTCGCATACATTCTTGCCGGCCACGTCCGCCATCATGATGCCATCCTTCGAAAACGTCTGTGCCATTGAGCAAGATTTCGAATTGAGCTCGACAGGACGCATCGGAAAGATTCCCTGGACGCCTGGATAACGACTGTCGAAACGTACCTGTGTGATCACAGAACAGTTCGCTGTTCCGTTTACGGCTACGTCTACGGCTACCTCGCCAGCCGTCGAACCGCTTCTGCGACTCCAGCCGTGACGTGGCTCATCCGCGAATAGTTGAGCGTGTTGGGTGTGTCCGAGGGCTGGTGATAGTGCGGGCTGCGAAGGAAACTGGTGTCGGTCAGCATCAGGGCCGGGTAGCCGCAGTCCCAGAACGAACTGTTGTCGGATCGGCGGATTTCCTGAATCTTCTCCGGCAGGCAAACTGAGAACAGCGGAAAGCGTGTGGCTCGTTTGAATCCACGACGGAACTGCCAG
This genomic interval from Planctomycetaceae bacterium contains the following:
- a CDS encoding bacterial transcriptional activator domain-containing protein, whose translation is MAKKKSAAKSSAKKSAGAKKSTPAKRKTTHRTRKPTVDSLVRALVSNPNREASVLSLLDSIEKHPELIEAAVIVAGEAPLSVAIGILQEVLVRTEPYYSKFVTPAADTVWSNEVLQPWLLAQYRLASAYDEAGQSTEAIGQLERLLQHDPADEMEIRYQLLSVLLRVGNVDGAAELTTTYDDDLDIIIVMTDILIRYIQSGASEQLKDKLVAAIELNPYVVPRLMHATGSLLDDDWSSDPGSPEEAEFYARMFMSVWRSTPGAITWLKRVTYGMDLPDYPSDFGSLFDDDDDPLGRDKLVKRALKLDQSDEFWLILIEFSDDHTAVTILDEESERPVCLVIDDTDTDVYATILDAMSSPETGEPCRPSTFVVFDEEAKNLVSPIAERLNIAVEQRTNVPQILAMMKQSTAAISGDLLLSIDDLESIPIDADAIWVMDWRHLSLWIPDEETGEPTQPWMCLVLNAADGTILGQQLTMTQPDEDSLGATLAIASNSPSLETPTLPGGILVASADHRLSLKPLTDRLRIGCVDSNDTAEKLDLVFEDLTQFMAPGNRSMPSVTGIEGASMNLVEQFFEAAADFYRSRIWLSLRTDAVTEVRCPEILHGRWYAVVMGQMGQEIGMMLFDDPDVVHALMMVEDDDDVRAGTVRQMHGIGFSLQEQNFCSPADVAACEQFGWPVAAPEAWPNTMFVSNQEFRPLELREFEFVIASVRAVQAHIQSGQIDHSTSVQVGHRTVQVETRSALA
- a CDS encoding HEAT repeat domain-containing protein, which gives rise to MLSTFIKSLLHSSLTLWLTSLVAIISFPNVGLAQRDLKNIPSPDPELERQTFRVPEGFEVNLFAADPMIAKPIQMNFDEDGRLWIVSSEVYPQIIPGAEATDRVLVLEDKDHDGVSDQTHVFASGLLIPTGIAPGDGGAYVANSTELLHFADKDGDLKADSKRVVLSGFGTEDTHHILHTLRWGPDGFLYFNQSIYIHSHIETPWGVRRLNAGGIWQYRPETMELGVFMRGLVNTWGHHFDRFGQSFATDGAGGEGINYIVPGAYYFTAADAARILHGLNPGSPKHCGLEIVESPNLPPDWQGNAITNDFRGHRVVRFTLSEEGSGFVSREQQEVIWSDHVAFRPIDVKLGPDGAIYVADWYNPIIQHGEVDFRDERRDHTHGRIWRIRWTGAKNSEWKPVSGRSNRELFELLRSSDNFQRQAAKQILRQRGETVIPELKEWLSTAELTDEERDHVHLESLWCIQAARQMDLSMLRQLLASPDGRIRAGAVRILSHWKYFMDDSHQWLAKLVTDSHPRVRLEAVRALSYCPLDDSQRQQAMSTDGTMEIMSHDADSRSMVRQFDQPANIELALKPLRQPKDEFLDYAMWLTTRELSDRWLPEFNEGKLTFDNDADQILFAFSAIGSGAPVDLLMKGLYDASVTADQRGRLMHLITDNANAAQMGQLVSMAAEHQDTASLRTLLQSSSARKIVPLFEPQSLLPLLTSEETLARQAALEGAVQWKVAEAREVVSKLVKDAEADQGDRLAVINGAASVRDQELLNSIASLISSPSEAISLRKRALVAFTTAMPRRAAELAGDLLSQMKTDDDAASIARAFLGQKDGAGLLVKAIGNRSLDTEVARDILRVLRESGSVAPELEAKIKAAGNVTSRKALSDAERDSLLRMAAASSSASQGEAVFRNEQLGCLKCHAIGGAGGKVGPDMVSLGASAQPDYLLESLLAPNAKVKENYHTVVIATVDGKVLSGVQIQQSKESVTLRTADNHVVEILRSEIEETAQGVSLMPEGLVDALTDQELASLVRFLSELGRTSDFTVSRQRFARTWLVMQATPEAAYQLRRTSYGQAATDDPAFVWTSQYSRVSGALPLQDIPVVEVRNRSASGSRGVGFVRTSLRVTSPGEIGLKLNSIDGLELRINDKPVDLAKQFSLDLPAGTHRLTLTVDQTRRTDDLSLELVDTPGGGNAEFVN
- a CDS encoding DinB family protein: MRPTADEYALFYAGYVEQVPENDIVRVLESQLAEVVQLWKSIPESEAAVIHKPYSWKIRQVLDHLTDGERIFGYRLLRIARGDQTPLPGFDEHFYANASEESAARLSDIVGAFEALRRANVLLLKNLPDDAWRRMGTMSETPVSVRALAYILAGHVRHHDAILRKRLCH
- a CDS encoding sulfatase-like hydrolase/transferase, with the protein product MRRSVDKLYRMAVISLVALLPTVVAAESRPTPRPNVLLICIDDLKPVLGCYGDGTAKTPNIDRLAARGVVFEAAYCNQAVCSPSRNALMTGLRPQTLGIYDLDTHFRFGAPDAVTVAEYFRKNGYHTQAMGKILHTGHGNKEDEASWTTPHWRPRASQYQLQSSTASKRDNKNGPRGTATESADVPDNAYADGMIADEAVSRIAKAAKADEPFFIAVGFLKPHLPFVAPEKYWDLYDPASLPMPQVTEAPRGAPSYAAQYGGELRQYSDMPTKGDISPEDTRKLIHGYYAATSYTDAQIGKVMAALDQAGVSDNTIIVMWGDHGWHLGDHSMWCKHTNYEQATRIPVIVAAPGGVSGAKTSSLIETVDIYPTLCELAGLPPREGLDGISFAQVLKSPTIRTRDSVIHVYPRGGRLGRAIRTDHYRMVEWKKPGDDNTTAEYELYDYQSDALETMNLAGNKPEVLASLKVILAQHPEARPQVSGKATQEKPTSDRKKSADASTKNRKPLDRVAMFKKRDKDNDGRLSREEFLANQPDPDEAPARFPRFDKNGDGTLSQIEFVSSGKQTDGE